The Mixophyes fleayi isolate aMixFle1 chromosome 1, aMixFle1.hap1, whole genome shotgun sequence genome includes a region encoding these proteins:
- the ENKD1 gene encoding enkurin domain-containing protein 1, which yields MCEGASRITGPIPPDPTLFPECYRRPASARGRLEGTDMKLGFLFGPLAPDPTLYPTCYTARPANPAPRIRPNAQDIWQRGQKGTVGVLLRLEGISLHAGSPPPRKSKDHGKENVRRMREIQKRCRDKEMDRAREAPKPVRALWKSPKYEHVESRVKVKLEQPPPPSTAPGPFLKSHSKCGACVPPRRPGSPSTARDTMQVHGSSIDFVAHNARSAKKVQIRRSRSVDTLHGVLEDQRRQQEEYDAKQKGHVPQYLLDLKETWKKEREDRKQRTPDPSLPPGHTLMPEHDRQQTLQNIQQTQSQLVKDLLMLPVRADTLSIQNRRTELEKKLSEIEEAIKIFSRPKVFIKIDS from the coding sequence atgtgtgaaggagccTCCAGAATAACGGGGCCGATCCCCCCAGATCCCACCCTGTTCCCTGAATGCTACAGGCGGCCGGCGTCAGCCCGGGGCCGGCTGGAGGGCACTGACATGAAGCTGGGTTTTCTCTTCGGCCCTCTGGCTCCGGACCCCACATTATATCCGACCTGTTACACCGCCCGGCCCGCTAACCCTGCGCCCAGGATCCGCCCCAATGCCCAGGACAtctggcagagggggcagaagggCACGGTGGGGGTCCTGCTGAGACTAGAGGGGATCTCCCTGCACGCAGGGTCCCCCCCTCCCAGGAAGAGCAAGGACCACGGGAAGGAGAACGTGCGGCGCATGAGGGAGATCCAGAAGCGGTGCCGGGACAAGGAGATGGACCGGGCGCGGGAGGCCCCTAAACCGGTGAGAGCCCTATGGAAGTCCCCCAAGTATGAGCATGTGGAGTCCAGGGTGAAGGTGAAGCTGGAGCAGCCGCCACCTCCCAGCACCGCCCCGGGACCTTTCCTGAAGTCCCATTCTAAGTGCGGGGCCTGCGTCCCCCCCAGGAGGCCGGGGTCCCCCAGCACTGCCCGGGACACCATGCAGGTGCACGGCTCCAGCATTGACTTTGTAGCGCACAATGCGAGGAGCGCTAAGAAGGTGCAGATCCGGCGCTCCCGCTCCGTGGATACCCTGCACGGCGTCCTGGAGGACCAGAGGCGGCAGCAGGAGGAGTACGACGCCAAGCAGAAGGGACATGTCCCCCAGTACCTGCTGGACCTGAAGGAGACGTGGAAGAAAGAGCGAGAGGACCGTAAGCAGCGGACCCCGGACCCCTCCCTGCCCCCCGGGCACACCCTGATGCCGGAACATGACAGGCAGCAGACGCTGCAGAACATCCAGCAGACGCAGTCGCAGCTGGTTAAGGACTTACTGATGCTCCCAGTCCGGGCGGACACACTCAGCATCCAGAACCGACGCACGGAGCTGGAAAAGAAACTTTCCGAGATCGAGGAGGCGATCAAAATATTTTCTCGTCCAAAAGTCTTCATCAAAATAGATTCTTAA